Proteins encoded together in one Streptomyces sp. B1I3 window:
- a CDS encoding LuxR C-terminal-related transcriptional regulator, protein MGVRLMVVDDHRLLAEALASALRLRGHRVLAAAAPTAGSAELVVSRAPEVCLFGTAAPAAPGAFDPITRIGRERPQVAVVVLGPVPSPRGIAAAFAAGAAGYVRHDERIEGVERAMIKARAGETAVAPQLLRGAFAELLHPVVQPDDEGQRLLRMLTPREVEVLVRVAEGEDTRLIAAGMAIAPSTARTHVQRVLMKLGVGSRLEAAALAARTGLLDRASAHTPQGQDGLA, encoded by the coding sequence ATGGGCGTGCGGCTCATGGTGGTCGACGACCACCGACTGCTCGCCGAGGCGCTCGCCTCGGCGCTCAGACTGCGGGGGCACCGGGTCCTCGCGGCAGCCGCGCCGACCGCGGGATCGGCGGAACTCGTGGTCAGCAGAGCGCCGGAGGTCTGTCTGTTCGGTACGGCCGCGCCCGCCGCGCCGGGCGCCTTCGACCCGATCACGCGGATCGGGCGGGAACGGCCGCAGGTGGCCGTCGTCGTGCTCGGGCCGGTTCCCAGCCCGCGTGGGATCGCCGCCGCCTTCGCCGCGGGCGCCGCGGGGTACGTCCGGCACGACGAGCGCATAGAGGGCGTCGAACGCGCGATGATCAAAGCGCGGGCCGGGGAGACCGCCGTCGCCCCGCAGTTGCTGCGGGGCGCGTTCGCGGAGCTGCTCCATCCGGTGGTCCAGCCGGACGACGAGGGGCAGCGGCTGCTGCGGATGCTGACCCCGCGCGAGGTCGAGGTGCTGGTCCGGGTCGCCGAGGGCGAGGACACCCGGCTGATCGCGGCGGGAATGGCCATCGCGCCGAGTACCGCACGCACGCATGTTCAGCGCGTGCTGATGAAGCTGGGCGTCGGCTCCCGGCTGGAGGCCGCGGCCCTCGCGGCCCGTACGGGGCTGCTGGACCGGGCCTCGGCGCACACGCCGCAGGGGCAGGACGGCCTCGCGTGA
- a CDS encoding MarR family winged helix-turn-helix transcriptional regulator: MEDEVDRLVAAWRRERPDLDVEPLEVLSRVSRLARHLDRARRIAFTEHDLEPWEFDVLTSLRRAGAPYQLSPGQLLTQTLVTSGTMTNRIDRLTKKNLVERLPDPSDRRGVLVRLTDRGRDRADQSLAGLLAQERTILGELSPRQRAELAGLLRQLTAPFDNIPG; encoded by the coding sequence ATGGAGGACGAGGTCGACCGACTGGTCGCTGCATGGCGCCGCGAGCGCCCCGACCTCGACGTGGAACCACTCGAGGTCCTGAGCCGCGTCTCGCGCCTGGCCCGTCACCTCGACCGGGCCCGCCGGATCGCCTTCACCGAGCACGATCTGGAGCCCTGGGAATTCGACGTCCTGACGTCACTGCGTCGCGCCGGCGCACCGTACCAGCTCTCCCCCGGCCAGCTCCTCACCCAGACCCTGGTCACGTCGGGCACGATGACGAACCGCATCGACCGGCTCACCAAGAAGAATCTCGTCGAGCGGCTGCCCGACCCGAGTGACCGCCGCGGCGTCCTCGTGCGGCTGACCGACCGGGGCCGTGACAGGGCCGACCAGTCGCTGGCCGGCCTGCTCGCACAGGAGCGCACCATCCTCGGCGAGCTCTCCCCCCGGCAGCGCGCCGAACTGGCGGGGCTGCTACGCCAGTTGACCGCCCCGTTCGACAACATCCCCGGTTAG
- a CDS encoding trans-aconitate 2-methyltransferase, with protein MTAPLWDPQQYLRHADHRTRPFLDLLARIGPLPHDPAPRIADLGCGAGNVTALLAEHRPGARVTGYDTSPQMLERARAHAGPRLDFAEADAATWVPGEPYDLIVSNALLQWVPGHADRFPAWLDALTPGGVLAFQVPGNFDAPSHTLMRELAGTPRWRGRLGGLLRHDDAVLAPAEYLRHLTAPGRTADVWETTYLHLLQGEDAVLDWVKGTGLRPVLTALADDPGARDAFVSSYRDLLRTAYPAGPHGTVFPFRRIFAVVRVAG; from the coding sequence ATGACCGCACCCCTCTGGGATCCGCAGCAGTACCTGCGTCACGCGGACCACCGCACCCGGCCCTTCCTCGACCTCCTGGCCCGGATCGGGCCCCTGCCCCATGATCCCGCCCCCCGTATCGCCGACCTCGGCTGCGGCGCGGGCAACGTCACGGCCCTGCTCGCCGAGCACCGGCCCGGGGCCCGCGTCACCGGGTACGACACCTCCCCCCAGATGCTCGAACGGGCCCGCGCCCACGCCGGACCCCGCCTGGACTTCGCCGAGGCCGACGCCGCGACCTGGGTACCGGGGGAGCCGTACGACCTCATCGTCTCCAACGCCCTGCTCCAATGGGTCCCCGGCCACGCCGACCGCTTCCCCGCATGGCTGGACGCCCTCACCCCCGGCGGCGTCCTCGCCTTCCAGGTCCCCGGCAACTTCGACGCCCCCAGTCACACCCTCATGCGGGAACTGGCCGGGACACCGCGCTGGCGCGGGCGCCTCGGCGGCCTGCTGCGTCACGACGACGCGGTCCTCGCCCCGGCGGAGTACCTGCGGCACCTCACCGCCCCCGGCCGTACGGCCGACGTCTGGGAGACCACCTACCTGCACCTGCTCCAGGGGGAGGACGCCGTCCTGGACTGGGTGAAGGGCACCGGTCTGCGCCCCGTCCTGACCGCGCTCGCCGACGACCCCGGGGCCCGGGACGCCTTCGTCAGCTCCTACCGCGACCTGCTGCGCACCGCCTACCCGGCGGGCCCGCACGGCACGGTCTTCCCGTTCCGCCGAATCTTCGCCGTGGTCCGCGTCGCCGGGTGA
- the galE gene encoding UDP-glucose 4-epimerase GalE, with protein MSNPGKKYLVTGGAGYVGGVVAAHLLEAGHTVTVLDDLSTGFREGVPEGAEFIEGRIQDAAKWLDASYDGVLHFAAYSQVGESVVDPEKYWVNNVGGTTALLAAMRDAGVRTLVFSSTAATYGEPVSSPITESDPTAPTNPYGASKLAVDHMITGEAAAHGLAAVSLRYFNVAGAYGSHGERHDPESHLIPLVLQVALGRRESISVYGDDYPTPDGTCVRDYIHVADLAEAHLLALDAATAGEHLICNLGNGNGFSVREVIETVRQVTGHPVPETAAPRRGGDPAVLVASATTARERLGWQPSRTDLAAIVADAWAFARREELTTP; from the coding sequence GTGAGCAACCCCGGTAAGAAGTACCTGGTCACGGGCGGGGCGGGATACGTCGGCGGGGTGGTCGCCGCGCATCTGCTGGAGGCCGGTCACACCGTGACCGTCCTGGACGACCTGTCGACCGGCTTCCGCGAGGGTGTCCCGGAGGGGGCCGAGTTCATCGAGGGCCGCATCCAGGACGCCGCGAAGTGGCTCGACGCCTCCTACGACGGCGTGCTGCACTTCGCCGCGTACTCCCAGGTCGGCGAGTCCGTCGTCGACCCCGAGAAGTACTGGGTGAACAACGTCGGCGGGACGACCGCCCTGCTCGCCGCGATGCGCGACGCCGGAGTGCGCACCCTGGTCTTCTCCTCCACCGCGGCGACCTACGGGGAACCGGTCTCCAGCCCGATCACCGAGTCCGACCCCACCGCACCCACCAACCCGTACGGTGCCTCCAAGCTCGCCGTCGACCACATGATCACGGGCGAGGCCGCCGCACACGGCCTGGCAGCCGTCTCCCTGCGCTACTTCAACGTCGCCGGGGCCTACGGCAGCCACGGCGAACGCCACGACCCCGAGTCGCACCTGATCCCCCTGGTCCTCCAGGTCGCGCTGGGCCGGCGCGAGTCGATCTCCGTGTACGGCGACGACTACCCGACCCCGGACGGCACCTGCGTACGCGACTACATCCACGTCGCCGACCTGGCGGAGGCCCACCTGCTGGCCCTGGACGCCGCCACCGCGGGCGAACACCTGATCTGCAACCTCGGCAACGGCAACGGCTTCTCCGTACGGGAGGTCATCGAGACCGTCCGTCAGGTCACGGGCCATCCTGTCCCCGAGACCGCCGCCCCCCGGCGCGGCGGCGACCCGGCCGTCCTCGTCGCCTCCGCCACCACCGCCAGGGAACGGCTCGGCTGGCAGCCGTCCCGCACCGACCTGGCCGCAATCGTCGCCGACGCCTGGGCGTTCGCCCGCCGAGAGGAGCTCACCACCCCATGA
- a CDS encoding PQQ-binding-like beta-propeller repeat protein, with amino-acid sequence MTQPPNDPPQGGFGAPQDPPPGGFGAPTPPPPSDPLAKQPPATPPPTPAAPPTPPAGGYGSPPPPGGHGAPPAGGFGAPQTPPPGGPPQNPAYGYPGTPPPGQPGYGFPQGAPAGQPGMPPQQGYGYPTAPMQPQYLPPQQGGSGGRFSTQMKIIVAAAVAVVLIIGGGVIYASGGGDDEGGKETEASSAGTTGGESQGKGGTGSGLDGGTEKAPADTKSTVGFQLPQPKVTDTTTVDGSWVTDKAYVKTGVYEITGYDLAKGTKLWSIPLKGELCAASRHLSKDFRTAIAFEDGKPSAQDKYPSCTQVGALDLATGKLMWSKSVTSTAGGDAPVRFNEITLSGTTVAAGGTSGGAAFNLANGAELWKPKADTNNCYDMGYGGGEALAVIRKCGSYDAPQLTVQSLNPTTGAPLSSYDMPAGVEYASIVSTKPLVVAADVGDTAGDGSGISDFFSIDAATGKLIVRISADADKYAARCGSTEVETCQSLAVGGNRLYLPTEEHEGGGEYGDTNEIVAFDLTTGKLVGGKADAGDRYTLRPLRMDGTNVIAYKEPPYDKGGQIVSINGSTFEETVLMENPDEEAVRDAETSFSGDYAEYIYDKGRLFISEKMLSKPSSSSLDDKQYLVVSFTTG; translated from the coding sequence ATGACGCAACCGCCGAACGATCCGCCGCAGGGCGGATTCGGAGCGCCGCAGGACCCGCCTCCCGGCGGTTTCGGCGCGCCCACCCCGCCGCCGCCCTCCGACCCGCTCGCGAAGCAGCCGCCGGCGACGCCGCCGCCGACCCCCGCCGCGCCGCCGACCCCGCCCGCCGGCGGGTACGGCAGCCCGCCGCCCCCGGGCGGACACGGCGCCCCGCCCGCCGGTGGCTTCGGCGCACCGCAGACGCCTCCGCCCGGCGGCCCGCCGCAGAACCCCGCGTACGGCTATCCCGGGACGCCGCCCCCGGGGCAGCCCGGTTACGGCTTCCCGCAGGGGGCGCCGGCCGGGCAGCCCGGCATGCCTCCGCAGCAGGGGTACGGCTACCCGACCGCGCCGATGCAGCCGCAGTACCTCCCGCCGCAACAGGGCGGCAGCGGCGGCAGGTTCTCCACCCAGATGAAGATCATCGTCGCCGCGGCCGTCGCCGTGGTGCTGATCATCGGCGGCGGAGTCATCTACGCCTCCGGCGGCGGGGACGACGAGGGCGGCAAGGAGACCGAGGCGTCCTCGGCCGGCACGACCGGCGGGGAAAGCCAGGGCAAGGGCGGAACGGGCAGCGGCCTCGACGGCGGCACCGAGAAGGCGCCGGCCGACACCAAGTCCACGGTCGGCTTCCAGCTGCCCCAGCCGAAGGTCACGGACACCACCACGGTCGACGGCTCCTGGGTCACCGACAAGGCGTACGTGAAGACCGGCGTGTACGAGATCACCGGTTACGACCTCGCCAAGGGCACCAAGCTCTGGTCGATCCCGCTGAAGGGCGAGCTCTGCGCAGCGTCCCGGCACCTGAGCAAGGACTTCAGGACGGCGATCGCGTTCGAGGACGGCAAGCCGAGCGCACAGGACAAGTACCCCTCCTGCACCCAGGTCGGCGCACTCGACCTGGCCACCGGCAAGCTCATGTGGAGCAAGTCGGTCACCTCCACCGCCGGTGGTGACGCGCCCGTCCGCTTCAACGAGATCACGCTCAGCGGCACCACGGTCGCCGCGGGCGGCACCAGCGGCGGCGCCGCCTTCAACCTCGCGAACGGCGCCGAGCTCTGGAAGCCGAAGGCCGACACCAACAACTGCTACGACATGGGGTACGGCGGCGGCGAGGCCCTCGCCGTGATCCGCAAGTGCGGCAGCTACGACGCCCCGCAGCTCACCGTCCAGTCGCTGAACCCGACCACGGGAGCCCCGCTCTCCTCGTACGACATGCCCGCCGGCGTCGAGTACGCGAGCATCGTCTCCACCAAGCCGCTCGTCGTCGCGGCCGACGTCGGCGACACCGCCGGTGACGGCAGCGGCATCTCGGACTTCTTCTCGATCGACGCGGCCACCGGCAAGCTGATCGTCCGCATCTCGGCCGACGCGGACAAGTACGCGGCACGCTGCGGCTCCACCGAGGTCGAGACCTGCCAGTCCCTGGCTGTCGGCGGCAACCGGCTGTACCTGCCGACCGAGGAGCACGAGGGCGGCGGGGAGTACGGCGACACCAACGAGATCGTCGCCTTCGACCTGACCACCGGCAAGCTCGTCGGCGGCAAGGCGGACGCGGGTGACCGCTACACGCTGCGGCCGCTGCGCATGGACGGCACGAACGTCATCGCCTACAAGGAACCCCCGTACGACAAGGGCGGCCAGATCGTGTCCATCAACGGCTCCACCTTCGAGGAGACCGTGCTGATGGAGAACCCGGACGAGGAAGCGGTGCGGGACGCGGAGACCAGTTTCTCCGGTGACTACGCCGAGTACATCTACGACAAGGGACGGCTGTTCATCTCGGAGAAGATGCTCAGCAAGCCCAGTTCGAGCTCCCTGGACGACAAGCAGTACCTCGTCGTCTCCTTCACCACCGGCTGA
- a CDS encoding TetR/AcrR family transcriptional regulator, with translation MIDDVATDGSTSGEKSRPAPTRRTRRVRMTGKERREQLLDIGRTLFADKGFEGTSVEEIAARAGVSKPVVYEHFGGKEGLYAVVVDREMRQLLDLVTGALTAGHPRELLEQAAFALLDYIETYTDGFRILVRDSPVAQSTGTFASLISDIATQVEDILGLEFKARGFDPKLAPLYAQALVGMVALTGQWWLDVRKPKKAEVAAHLVNLAWHGLENLESKPRLIGHRRS, from the coding sequence ATGATTGACGACGTGGCGACCGACGGAAGCACAAGCGGTGAGAAGAGCAGACCAGCCCCCACCCGCCGGACCCGGCGGGTCCGGATGACCGGCAAGGAGCGCCGCGAGCAACTGCTGGACATCGGCCGCACCTTGTTCGCCGACAAGGGTTTCGAGGGCACCTCGGTCGAGGAGATCGCGGCCCGCGCCGGAGTGTCCAAGCCGGTCGTGTACGAGCACTTCGGCGGCAAGGAGGGGCTGTACGCGGTCGTGGTCGACCGCGAGATGCGCCAGTTGCTCGACCTGGTGACCGGCGCCCTCACGGCGGGCCATCCCCGCGAGCTCCTGGAGCAGGCGGCTTTCGCACTGCTCGACTACATCGAGACGTATACGGACGGGTTCCGGATCCTGGTCCGGGACTCGCCGGTCGCACAGTCCACGGGAACGTTCGCGTCGCTGATCAGCGACATCGCGACGCAGGTCGAGGACATCCTGGGCCTGGAGTTCAAGGCCCGCGGCTTCGACCCGAAGCTGGCGCCGCTGTACGCGCAGGCACTGGTCGGCATGGTGGCGCTGACCGGCCAGTGGTGGCTGGACGTCCGCAAGCCCAAGAAGGCGGAGGTCGCCGCGCACCTGGTGAACCTGGCGTGGCACGGGCTGGAGAATCTGGAGTCGAAGCCCCGGCTGATAGGCCACCGCAGGAGCTGA
- a CDS encoding response regulator transcription factor, protein MARIRVLVVDDHRIFAESLAAALAAEPDVDVSAAGSGPAALRCLERAAAEGRHYDVMLVDAELGILPTGGVPAVPAPRAPEGHGQADGISLVAGVRAGRPSMRTVVLAERDDPRRAALALQAGASGWVAKDCSLQRLLTVVRGVLRDETHLPAALLTGVLRELTAARKHRTESEQLVESLTPREREVLRCMVAGLGRKAVAERLFLSPHTVRTHMQNVLGKLGVHSTLAAVALARRAGVGPAALTGDVVERGGQLA, encoded by the coding sequence GTGGCTCGTATCCGGGTTCTGGTGGTCGACGACCACCGCATTTTTGCCGAATCCCTCGCGGCGGCGCTGGCCGCGGAACCGGACGTCGACGTGTCGGCGGCGGGCAGTGGTCCCGCCGCGCTGCGGTGTCTGGAGCGCGCGGCGGCAGAGGGGCGCCACTACGACGTGATGCTGGTCGACGCCGAGCTGGGCATCCTGCCCACGGGCGGGGTGCCCGCCGTCCCCGCACCGCGGGCACCGGAGGGACACGGGCAGGCGGACGGCATCTCGCTGGTCGCCGGGGTGCGCGCGGGCCGGCCGTCGATGCGCACGGTGGTGCTCGCCGAGAGGGACGACCCGCGCCGTGCCGCGCTGGCGCTGCAGGCGGGCGCGTCGGGGTGGGTCGCCAAGGACTGTTCGCTGCAGCGGCTGCTGACGGTCGTCCGGGGCGTGCTGCGCGACGAGACGCATCTGCCGGCCGCCCTGCTGACGGGCGTCCTGCGCGAGCTGACCGCGGCCCGCAAGCACCGCACCGAGAGCGAGCAACTGGTCGAGTCCCTGACCCCCCGTGAGCGCGAGGTGCTGCGCTGCATGGTGGCGGGCCTGGGCCGCAAGGCGGTCGCGGAGCGGCTCTTCCTCTCGCCGCACACGGTGCGTACGCACATGCAGAACGTACTGGGCAAGCTGGGCGTCCACTCGACGCTGGCCGCGGTCGCACTGGCCCGGCGGGCCGGTGTGGGGCCGGCGGCCCTAACCGGGGATGTTGTCGAACGGGGCGGTCAACTGGCGTAG
- the galT gene encoding galactose-1-phosphate uridylyltransferase, with product MKKTVTTLADGRELIYYDSADDTVRDAVDQRPLDAVSTSSEIRRDPLLGDSVAVASHRQGRTYHPPADECPLCPSRDGRLSEIPDDHYDVAVFENRFPSLAGDSGRCEVVCFTSDHDVSFAGLTEEQAALVLEAWTDRTADLAELPQVTQVFCFENRGAEIGVTLGHPHGQIYGYPFVTPRTELMLRSADAHRTETGRNLFDDVVARELADGSRVVLEGEHWVAFVPYAAHWPYEVHLHPRRRVPDLRELDEAARTEFPQIYLELLRRFDRVFGPGEPPTPYISAWHQAPFRVPGREEFGLHLELFTIRRTSGKLKFLAGSESGMNVFINDVPPEAAAQRLREVASE from the coding sequence GTGAAGAAGACGGTTACGACCCTCGCCGACGGCCGTGAGCTGATCTATTACGACTCCGCGGACGACACCGTCCGCGACGCCGTCGACCAGCGGCCGCTCGACGCCGTCTCGACGTCCTCGGAGATCCGCCGCGACCCGCTGCTGGGCGACTCGGTGGCCGTCGCCTCGCACCGGCAGGGGCGCACGTACCACCCCCCGGCCGACGAGTGCCCGCTCTGCCCCTCGCGGGACGGCCGGCTGAGCGAGATCCCCGACGACCACTACGACGTCGCCGTGTTCGAGAACCGCTTCCCCTCCCTCGCCGGTGACTCGGGCCGCTGCGAGGTCGTCTGCTTCACCTCCGACCACGACGTGTCCTTCGCCGGGCTCACCGAGGAGCAGGCCGCCCTGGTCCTGGAGGCCTGGACCGACCGGACCGCCGACCTCGCCGAACTCCCGCAGGTCACCCAGGTGTTCTGTTTCGAGAACCGGGGCGCCGAGATCGGCGTCACGCTCGGCCACCCGCACGGGCAGATCTACGGCTACCCCTTCGTCACCCCGCGCACCGAGCTGATGCTGCGCTCGGCCGATGCGCACCGGACGGAGACCGGCCGCAACCTCTTCGACGACGTCGTCGCCCGGGAGCTGGCCGACGGATCGCGCGTCGTCCTGGAGGGCGAGCACTGGGTCGCGTTCGTGCCGTACGCGGCGCACTGGCCCTACGAGGTCCACCTCCACCCGCGCCGCCGTGTCCCGGACCTGCGGGAGCTCGACGAGGCGGCCCGCACAGAGTTTCCACAGATCTATCTGGAACTCTTGAGGCGATTCGACCGGGTCTTCGGCCCCGGAGAGCCGCCGACCCCGTACATCTCCGCCTGGCACCAGGCTCCCTTCCGGGTGCCCGGCCGGGAGGAGTTCGGTCTGCACCTGGAGCTTTTCACCATCCGGCGCACTTCCGGCAAGCTGAAGTTCCTCGCGGGTTCCGAGTCCGGCATGAACGTGTTCATCAACGACGTGCCGCCGGAGGCCGCGGCCCAGCGACTGCGAGAGGTAGCGAGCGAGTGA
- the galK gene encoding galactokinase: MTESLSDHALTAGFTALYGTAPEGIWAAPGRVNLIGEYTDFNDGFVMPLALPHSARAAVARRTDGVLRLHSTDVPGGVVSLRVDELAPHSGHGWAAYPAGVVWALREAGHPVTGADIQLASTVPVGAGLSSSAALEVVTALALNDLFELGLSAPELAVLGQRAENDFVGVPCGVMDQMASACCTQGHALHLDTRDLTQRQVPFDLAAHGLQLLVVDTRVKHALGDGAYAERRAGCEAGARALGIGTLRDLPYEGLGAALDTLAASGEDESVVRYVRHVVSDNHRVEQVIGLLDSGEVRATGRVLTEGHVSLRDDLRVSCPELDLVVSSANAAGALGARMTGGGFGGSAIVLVEEAAADTVAKSVEEAFTSAGYATPGIFPAVPSAGARRIAPTA; this comes from the coding sequence ATGACCGAGTCCCTGAGCGACCACGCTCTGACCGCAGGGTTCACCGCGCTGTACGGGACCGCGCCCGAAGGAATCTGGGCCGCGCCCGGACGAGTGAACCTGATCGGTGAGTACACCGACTTCAACGACGGCTTCGTCATGCCGCTCGCCCTCCCGCACAGCGCCCGCGCTGCCGTCGCCCGCCGCACGGACGGGGTGCTGCGCCTGCACTCCACCGACGTACCCGGCGGGGTCGTCTCGCTGCGCGTGGACGAGCTGGCCCCGCACTCGGGCCACGGCTGGGCGGCCTACCCGGCCGGCGTCGTCTGGGCCCTGCGCGAGGCGGGCCACCCCGTCACCGGCGCGGACATCCAGCTCGCCTCCACCGTCCCCGTCGGCGCCGGGCTCTCCTCGTCCGCCGCCCTCGAGGTGGTCACCGCGCTCGCCCTGAACGACCTCTTCGAGCTGGGCCTGAGCGCACCGGAGCTCGCCGTTCTCGGCCAGCGCGCCGAGAACGACTTCGTCGGTGTGCCGTGCGGAGTCATGGACCAGATGGCCTCGGCGTGCTGCACGCAGGGACACGCGCTCCACCTCGACACCCGCGACCTCACCCAGCGCCAGGTCCCCTTCGACCTGGCCGCACACGGGCTGCAGCTCCTGGTCGTCGACACCCGGGTCAAGCACGCCCTGGGCGACGGCGCCTACGCGGAGCGCCGGGCCGGCTGCGAGGCGGGGGCCCGCGCCCTGGGCATAGGCACCCTGCGTGACCTTCCGTACGAGGGACTGGGCGCCGCGCTCGACACCCTGGCGGCGTCGGGCGAGGACGAGTCCGTGGTGCGCTACGTCCGCCACGTCGTGAGCGACAACCACCGGGTGGAGCAGGTCATCGGGCTCCTCGACTCCGGCGAGGTGCGCGCGACGGGCCGGGTGCTCACCGAGGGGCACGTCTCCCTCCGGGACGACCTGCGGGTCTCCTGCCCGGAGCTCGACCTCGTGGTCTCATCGGCGAACGCGGCCGGGGCGCTCGGCGCGAGGATGACCGGGGGCGGCTTCGGCGGCTCGGCGATCGTGCTCGTGGAGGAGGCCGCGGCGGACACGGTCGCCAAGTCCGTCGAGGAGGCCTTCACCTCAGCCGGTTACGCCACCCCCGGAATCTTCCCCGCGGTTCCTTCGGCAGGGGCACGGCGGATCGCTCCAACTGCTTGA
- a CDS encoding sodium:solute symporter family protein: MHYLAEGLRLPTNGLDYTILAIYFVVVLGIGFAARASVKTSLDFFLSGRSLPAWVTGLAFVAANLGATEILGMAATGAQYGVAVVHWYWIGAIPAMVFLGLVMMPFYYRSKVRSVPEFLLQRFDKSAHLLSSILFAFAAILIAGVNLYALSIVVEALLGWPQWVAIVVAGLFVLVYITIGGLSSAIYNEVLQFFVILAALIPLTLLGLKRVGGWDGLSGSLEKQHGTDFLSAWGGTGIGDANPLGANWLTIILGLGFVLSFGYWTTNFAEVQRALSAKNLSAAQRTPLIAAFPKIFIVFVVMIPGLVAAVLVPTIGTPGSDLTYNDAIPLLMQELLPNGVLGIAVTGLLAAFMAGMAANVSSFNTVFTTDIWQRYVKKDQPDAYYLRFGRLITAVGVLASIGTAFIAASFSNIMTYLQTLFSFFNVPMFVVFIIGMFWKRASMKSGVWGLVAGTTAAMVNYFVIYKQGIIDIPSDQGANFVSAIVGFVAGAVVMVAVTFFTAPKPEAELAGLVYGTESPDADEAPEEGDSAWYRKPALLGWGAMILAALCYLPYSL; encoded by the coding sequence ATGCACTATCTGGCCGAAGGGCTCCGGCTCCCCACGAACGGGCTCGATTACACAATCCTGGCGATCTATTTCGTCGTGGTGCTCGGCATCGGGTTCGCCGCCCGGGCCAGTGTGAAGACGAGCCTCGACTTCTTCCTCTCCGGCCGGTCACTGCCTGCGTGGGTGACCGGTCTCGCCTTCGTCGCGGCGAATCTCGGGGCCACCGAGATTCTCGGCATGGCGGCGACCGGCGCGCAGTACGGTGTCGCGGTCGTGCACTGGTACTGGATCGGCGCCATCCCGGCCATGGTCTTCCTCGGCCTCGTGATGATGCCCTTCTACTACCGGTCGAAGGTCCGTTCCGTACCGGAGTTCCTGCTCCAGCGCTTCGACAAGTCGGCCCACCTGCTGAGTTCCATACTCTTCGCCTTCGCGGCGATCCTGATCGCGGGCGTGAACCTCTACGCCCTGTCGATCGTCGTGGAGGCACTGCTCGGCTGGCCTCAGTGGGTGGCGATCGTCGTCGCGGGGCTCTTCGTCCTCGTCTACATCACCATCGGCGGTCTCTCCTCGGCGATCTACAACGAGGTGCTGCAGTTCTTCGTCATCCTCGCCGCGCTGATCCCGCTGACCCTGCTGGGCCTCAAGCGCGTCGGCGGCTGGGACGGGCTGAGCGGCTCCCTGGAGAAGCAGCACGGCACGGACTTCCTGTCCGCCTGGGGCGGCACGGGCATCGGGGACGCCAACCCGCTCGGCGCCAACTGGCTGACGATCATCCTCGGCCTGGGCTTCGTGCTCTCCTTCGGCTACTGGACGACCAACTTCGCCGAGGTGCAGCGCGCCCTGTCCGCGAAGAACCTCTCGGCCGCCCAGCGCACCCCGCTGATCGCCGCGTTCCCGAAGATATTCATCGTCTTCGTGGTCATGATCCCGGGCCTGGTCGCCGCCGTACTGGTGCCCACGATCGGCACGCCCGGTTCGGACCTCACGTACAACGACGCCATCCCGCTGCTGATGCAGGAGCTCCTGCCCAACGGTGTGCTCGGCATCGCGGTGACCGGTCTGCTGGCCGCGTTCATGGCGGGTATGGCCGCCAACGTGTCCTCGTTCAACACGGTGTTCACCACGGACATCTGGCAGCGGTACGTGAAGAAGGACCAGCCGGACGCGTACTACCTGCGCTTCGGTCGGCTGATCACCGCGGTGGGAGTGCTCGCCTCGATCGGCACCGCGTTCATCGCCGCCAGCTTCTCCAACATCATGACGTACCTGCAGACGCTCTTCTCCTTCTTCAACGTCCCGATGTTCGTGGTCTTCATCATCGGCATGTTCTGGAAGCGCGCCTCGATGAAGTCCGGCGTCTGGGGCCTCGTGGCGGGCACCACCGCCGCGATGGTCAACTACTTCGTCATCTACAAGCAGGGCATCATCGACATCCCGTCCGACCAGGGCGCCAACTTCGTCTCCGCCATCGTCGGATTCGTCGCCGGCGCGGTCGTCATGGTCGCCGTCACTTTCTTCACGGCCCCCAAGCCGGAGGCCGAACTGGCCGGCCTGGTGTACGGGACCGAGTCCCCGGACGCCGACGAGGCGCCGGAGGAGGGCGACAGCGCCTGGTACCGCAAGCCCGCCCTGCTCGGCTGGGGCGCCATGATCCTCGCCGCCCTCTGCTACCTGCCCTACTCGCTCTGA